A portion of the Granulosicoccus antarcticus IMCC3135 genome contains these proteins:
- a CDS encoding TetR/AcrR family transcriptional regulator — translation MPAARSHKSPGSRQLWLDEAISLLKSNGVEAVKVMPLAQSLGLSRTGFYSHFLSREALLDDIISYWESKNTPALVLQANAYAQTISEAVLNLFDCWFDEAVFDAQLDMAIRNWARNEATLESRLKSADNERIQAVASVFVKFGFNQSQADVRAMTMIYTQIGYIAMNVQEPLLQRLERAPGYVEVMSGMLPNEEEMARFIARHTLISSTLCQVRS, via the coding sequence ATGCCAGCAGCACGTTCGCATAAATCGCCAGGATCCCGTCAGCTCTGGCTGGATGAGGCCATCAGCTTGCTCAAGAGCAATGGGGTCGAAGCGGTCAAGGTCATGCCGCTGGCACAGTCGCTCGGCCTGTCACGCACGGGTTTCTATAGCCATTTCCTCAGTCGCGAGGCACTGCTGGATGACATCATCAGTTACTGGGAGAGCAAAAACACACCGGCTTTAGTGCTCCAGGCCAACGCCTATGCACAAACGATCAGTGAAGCGGTTCTGAATCTGTTTGACTGCTGGTTTGACGAAGCTGTGTTTGATGCACAGCTGGATATGGCCATCAGAAACTGGGCCAGGAACGAAGCCACTCTGGAGAGTCGCCTGAAATCGGCAGACAATGAACGAATTCAGGCCGTTGCCAGTGTCTTTGTGAAGTTCGGATTCAATCAGTCACAGGCCGATGTCCGGGCCATGACCATGATCTATACCCAGATCGGATATATTGCGATGAATGTGCAGGAGCCTCTGTTACAAAGGCTGGAACGCGCCCCGGGCTACGTGGAAGTGATGAGCGGGATGCTGCCCAACGAGGAAGAAATGGCACGCTTTATTGCCCGTCATACACTAATCTCATCAACACTTTGCCAAGTACGTTCCTGA